In one window of Saprospiraceae bacterium DNA:
- the arsS gene encoding arsenosugar biosynthesis radical SAM protein ArsS (Some members of this family are selenoproteins.), translated as MKSLKALQHALSDSQYQLDVLEHSEGQKAFFDALKEIGLYPLQPAAFEIFQVNVGKMCNQTCKHCHVDAGPDRKEIMSRDTMSECLGILRDHPEFETVDLTGGAPEMNPNFRWFVEEIKKLDRKIIVRCNLTIIVANKKYHDLPDFFKSNQVEVVSSLPFYSKSRTDRQRGDGVFEDSIQALQMLNAVGYGTENSGLLLNLVYNPSGAFLPADQSQLEQDFKSALFKDFGVMFNHLFTITNMPISRYLEFLLVSGNYEHYMQKLISAFNPAAAKNVMCRNTLSIGWDGFIYDCDFNQMLDLKVESPVVHIRNFNKEALIHRNIVIGQHCFGCTAGSGSSCGGATV; from the coding sequence ATGAAAAGTCTTAAGGCATTGCAGCATGCTTTGTCCGATAGTCAATATCAGTTGGATGTATTGGAACACAGTGAAGGCCAAAAAGCCTTTTTTGATGCATTAAAGGAGATCGGTCTTTATCCATTGCAGCCTGCTGCGTTTGAAATATTTCAGGTCAATGTTGGTAAAATGTGTAATCAAACCTGTAAACATTGTCATGTAGATGCAGGACCTGATCGCAAAGAAATCATGTCGCGTGATACGATGTCTGAATGTCTGGGAATCCTGCGCGATCATCCTGAATTTGAAACTGTGGACCTTACCGGTGGCGCTCCTGAGATGAATCCTAACTTCCGCTGGTTTGTAGAAGAGATTAAAAAACTGGATCGAAAAATTATCGTGCGTTGCAATCTCACGATTATTGTTGCCAATAAAAAATATCACGACTTGCCGGATTTCTTTAAATCCAATCAAGTTGAAGTCGTTTCTTCATTGCCTTTTTACTCCAAAAGCCGCACTGATAGACAAAGAGGCGATGGAGTTTTTGAAGATTCCATTCAAGCTTTGCAAATGCTTAATGCGGTAGGATATGGGACAGAAAATTCAGGGTTACTACTCAATCTGGTTTACAACCCGTCTGGTGCATTTTTACCTGCAGACCAAAGTCAATTGGAACAAGATTTCAAATCTGCATTGTTCAAAGATTTTGGCGTAATGTTCAATCATTTGTTTACGATTACAAATATGCCGATAAGCAGGTACCTGGAATTTCTCCTCGTAAGTGGGAATTACGAGCATTACATGCAAAAATTGATTTCGGCATTTAATCCTGCTGCTGCTAAAAATGTAATGTGTCGAAATACACTGAGTATTGGCTGGGATGGTTTCATCTACGACTGCGACTTCAACCAGATGTTGGATCTAAAAGTCGAAAGTCCGGTTGTGCACATCCGCAATTTTAATAAAGAAGCATTGATCCACAGAAATATTGTAATCGGGCAGCATTGTTTTGGTTGCACTGCAGGATCGGGGAGCAGCTGCGGAGGAGCCACGGTATAG
- a CDS encoding carboxymuconolactone decarboxylase family protein, whose amino-acid sequence MSQHYYFNEDLAKFGNIGDFQKPLADKFFSWYGEVFKDGALSAKEKSLIALAVAHAVQCPYCIDAYSADAFEKGFDEAQMMEAVHVAAAIRGGASLVHGVQMMNKVNEISM is encoded by the coding sequence ATGAGTCAACATTATTATTTTAATGAAGATCTGGCTAAGTTTGGAAATATCGGCGATTTCCAAAAACCTTTGGCAGATAAATTTTTTAGCTGGTATGGAGAAGTATTTAAAGATGGTGCACTTTCAGCTAAAGAAAAGTCTTTAATTGCTCTTGCGGTAGCACATGCGGTGCAATGCCCTTATTGTATAGATGCCTACAGTGCAGATGCTTTTGAAAAAGGTTTTGATGAAGCGCAGATGATGGAAGCCGTGCATGTAGCTGCGGCGATCCGGGGTGGAGCTTCACTAGTTCATGGTGTTCAAATGATGAACAAGGTGAATGAAATCAGCATGTAG
- the paaZ gene encoding phenylacetic acid degradation bifunctional protein PaaZ, with translation MQKLMNYALGEWTEGSGEGQILESAIDGKPIALASSEGLDFSSMLEYARSTGGKALRKMTFQERGRMLKALALHLTEIKAKYYPISFQTGATKTDSWIDIDGGIGTLFAYSSLRRKLPNQFFIPDGEVANLSKNGTFIGHHLLAPKHGVAIHINAFNFPVWGMLEKISVNLLAGMPAVVKPATITSYLAEAVVRDIIASGILPEGSLQLVCGSARNILEGVMCQDVVTFTGSAATGRSLKSQAKIIDESVPFNLEADSLNASVMGLDVKPGSADFDIFVKEVHREMTAKCGQKCTAIRRIIVPDQVVEDLQIALAQRLQKTVVGNPFHEEVRMGALAGKAQLNEVRERIAQMSEFTPIVYGDPSHVHVIGADATSGSYLSPVLMLNEKPFEHLITHELEAFGPVATIIPYKSTDEAVEICNLGKGSLVTSCITSDVGIARDFVLGSSAYHGRILILNEQCSKESTGHGSPMPLLVHGGPGRAGGGEEMGGLRGIKHYLQRTAIQGSPDMITQITNVYQPGAERKESPIHLFRKYFEELRIGDTITTAGHTVSESDITLFANVSGDHFYAHMDATALEDTIFTGRVAHGYFILSKAAGLFVDAKKGPVLLNYGLDECRFTKPVYPGDTIHVKLTVKEKIDQENVLRIPAGEGDPDKSAREIPCGIVRWLVDVLNQNHESVAIATILTMVRKK, from the coding sequence ATGCAAAAATTGATGAATTATGCTTTAGGGGAGTGGACTGAGGGCAGCGGGGAAGGTCAGATACTCGAAAGTGCTATTGATGGGAAACCCATTGCCTTAGCTAGCAGTGAGGGCCTTGATTTCTCTTCTATGTTGGAATATGCACGCTCGACAGGTGGCAAAGCATTGAGAAAAATGACTTTTCAGGAGAGAGGCCGGATGCTCAAAGCTTTGGCATTGCATCTGACTGAAATCAAAGCAAAATACTATCCGATAAGTTTTCAAACGGGAGCAACTAAAACCGACAGCTGGATAGACATCGACGGAGGAATTGGGACTTTGTTTGCATATTCCAGTCTGCGAAGAAAATTACCCAACCAGTTTTTTATTCCGGATGGCGAAGTTGCGAATCTTTCAAAAAATGGAACGTTCATCGGTCACCATTTGCTTGCTCCGAAGCACGGTGTTGCGATTCACATCAATGCTTTTAATTTTCCGGTGTGGGGAATGCTCGAAAAAATTTCAGTGAATCTGTTGGCCGGGATGCCGGCTGTTGTAAAACCGGCTACGATCACTTCGTATCTGGCAGAAGCAGTGGTGCGTGACATCATTGCCTCCGGGATTTTACCGGAGGGTTCACTACAATTAGTTTGCGGAAGTGCCAGAAACATTTTGGAAGGAGTGATGTGTCAGGATGTCGTAACATTCACAGGATCTGCAGCGACTGGACGTTCGTTGAAATCCCAAGCGAAGATCATTGACGAATCCGTTCCTTTCAACCTTGAAGCAGATTCGCTAAACGCGAGTGTTATGGGCCTGGATGTAAAACCTGGCAGTGCCGATTTTGATATTTTTGTGAAAGAAGTTCATCGGGAGATGACTGCTAAATGCGGACAAAAGTGTACTGCAATTCGGAGAATCATTGTTCCGGATCAAGTCGTAGAAGACCTGCAAATCGCGCTTGCCCAAAGACTGCAAAAAACTGTAGTCGGTAATCCCTTCCACGAAGAAGTTCGAATGGGTGCTCTTGCCGGTAAAGCACAATTAAATGAAGTAAGGGAACGCATTGCTCAGATGTCAGAATTTACACCTATCGTTTATGGAGATCCATCCCATGTTCATGTCATCGGAGCAGACGCAACTTCCGGTTCCTATTTATCTCCCGTACTTATGTTGAATGAAAAACCGTTCGAGCATCTGATCACACACGAATTGGAGGCATTCGGACCGGTAGCTACAATTATTCCTTACAAGTCAACCGATGAAGCCGTTGAAATCTGCAATTTGGGAAAAGGTTCTCTTGTGACCTCTTGCATCACTTCAGATGTGGGCATTGCCAGGGATTTTGTGTTGGGATCTTCTGCCTACCATGGAAGGATCCTCATATTAAACGAACAATGCTCCAAAGAAAGCACCGGACACGGATCGCCTATGCCTTTATTGGTACATGGGGGCCCCGGACGAGCTGGAGGAGGAGAGGAAATGGGCGGACTTCGCGGAATCAAGCATTACCTGCAGAGAACAGCCATACAGGGAAGTCCGGATATGATCACTCAAATCACCAACGTTTACCAACCTGGCGCCGAGCGAAAGGAATCTCCGATCCATTTGTTCCGTAAATATTTTGAAGAACTCCGTATTGGAGATACCATAACCACTGCAGGCCATACAGTTTCTGAATCCGATATTACTTTGTTTGCCAACGTAAGCGGGGATCACTTTTATGCACATATGGATGCTACTGCTCTGGAAGATACCATCTTTACAGGCCGTGTGGCGCATGGCTATTTCATTTTATCCAAAGCAGCGGGGCTGTTTGTAGATGCAAAGAAAGGTCCTGTACTTTTAAATTACGGACTCGATGAATGCAGGTTTACCAAACCTGTTTACCCCGGAGACACCATCCATGTAAAACTTACCGTAAAAGAAAAGATCGATCAGGAAAATGTCCTCAGGATTCCGGCAGGAGAAGGAGATCCTGATAAATCAGCCCGTGAAATACCTTGTGGAATTGTCCGCTGGTTGGTTGATGTGCTCAATCAAAATCATGAATCAGTTGCAATTGCCACGATACTCACCATGGTGAGGAAGAAATGA
- a CDS encoding acetyl-CoA C-acyltransferase produces MENCYIVDGVRTPIGKFAGKLSGIRSDDLAAIPVSELIRRNPNLNPAEVDDLILGCANQAGEDNRNIARMAGLLSGLPWSVPGETVNRLCASGLAASINGFHAIRSREADLIIAGGIEHMTRGPWVISKVSSPFGRDAEMHDSSFGWRFINPKMKKIFGVDSMGQTAENLASLYKITREAQDQFALQSQMKAGKAIQSGRFAREIIPVEIQAKKGPIEIFNQDEFPKPDTNIEGLASLKPAFKSIEEGGTVTAGNASGLNDGAAALLLASEAAVLKNKFKPLARIISSGVAGVEPRYMGIGPVPASKIALSRAGLNIEQMDIIELNEAFAAQVLSCLREWNIDAEDPRINPNGGAIALGHPLGMSGARLLLSAALELQIQQKKYALVTMCIGVGQGYACVIERI; encoded by the coding sequence ATGGAAAATTGTTACATCGTAGATGGAGTTCGCACACCCATCGGGAAATTTGCCGGGAAACTATCTGGCATCCGATCAGATGATCTTGCTGCCATCCCGGTTTCAGAGTTAATCAGACGAAACCCGAATTTGAATCCGGCGGAGGTTGACGATCTGATTCTTGGTTGCGCCAATCAGGCGGGAGAAGACAATCGGAATATTGCCCGAATGGCCGGACTTTTATCCGGATTGCCATGGTCAGTACCCGGGGAAACTGTAAACAGGCTTTGTGCCTCCGGGCTTGCGGCAAGTATCAATGGATTCCATGCAATCCGAAGCCGGGAAGCTGATCTCATTATTGCTGGTGGAATTGAACATATGACCCGTGGGCCCTGGGTGATCTCGAAGGTCTCATCACCCTTTGGACGCGATGCAGAAATGCACGACAGCAGTTTTGGTTGGAGATTTATCAATCCTAAAATGAAAAAAATTTTTGGGGTGGACAGTATGGGACAAACTGCAGAGAATCTGGCATCCCTTTATAAAATTACCCGTGAAGCGCAAGATCAGTTTGCGTTACAAAGCCAGATGAAAGCCGGCAAGGCAATTCAATCGGGACGTTTTGCCCGCGAAATTATTCCGGTTGAAATTCAGGCAAAAAAGGGCCCGATAGAAATCTTTAATCAGGATGAATTTCCAAAACCCGATACCAACATAGAAGGACTTGCATCACTCAAGCCGGCATTTAAATCTATAGAAGAGGGGGGTACGGTTACTGCAGGAAATGCTTCGGGATTGAATGATGGCGCTGCAGCATTGTTGCTTGCTTCTGAAGCCGCGGTTCTGAAAAATAAATTCAAGCCGCTGGCCAGAATTATTTCTTCAGGCGTTGCGGGGGTTGAGCCCAGGTACATGGGTATTGGACCCGTGCCTGCATCAAAAATTGCATTGTCGAGAGCCGGGCTGAACATCGAACAAATGGATATCATTGAACTGAACGAAGCCTTTGCTGCTCAGGTATTGTCATGCCTTCGCGAATGGAATATAGATGCCGAAGATCCGAGGATTAATCCCAATGGTGGTGCTATCGCATTGGGGCATCCATTAGGTATGAGTGGTGCACGATTGCTGTTGTCAGCTGCACTTGAATTGCAGATTCAACAAAAAAAATATGCCTTGGTGACCATGTGTATAGGAGTAGGTCAGGGATATGCCTGTGTGATTGAACGCATATAA
- a CDS encoding YceI family protein produces MKIKFFSTLMLSAVALGLTANNPQNFNGKVNLGESTIAWTGYKVTGKHNGLVNLKSASLNFEGNMLKGGSFEIDMNTISCLDMTGEYATKLVNHLKSDDFFGVAAHPTVKFVTTKVIHQGQDLYKIEGNLTIKGVTKPIRFNSKVKDMDGIKQLSAQIKLDRADFNVKYGSGSFFDNLGDKTIYDEFDINVTLVTAK; encoded by the coding sequence ATGAAGATTAAATTCTTTTCAACTTTAATGCTCTCTGCGGTTGCTTTAGGATTAACGGCAAATAATCCTCAAAATTTCAATGGCAAAGTCAATCTGGGAGAATCAACTATTGCCTGGACAGGCTATAAAGTTACCGGCAAGCACAACGGTTTGGTCAACCTGAAATCTGCAAGTTTAAATTTCGAAGGAAACATGCTTAAGGGTGGATCCTTTGAAATAGACATGAATACCATCAGTTGTCTTGACATGACCGGAGAATATGCTACCAAACTGGTCAATCACCTGAAATCAGATGATTTTTTTGGCGTGGCCGCACATCCAACCGTAAAGTTTGTTACCACCAAAGTAATCCATCAGGGACAGGATTTGTATAAAATTGAAGGAAACCTGACCATCAAAGGGGTAACTAAACCCATTCGATTTAATTCCAAAGTAAAAGATATGGACGGGATCAAACAGCTATCGGCACAAATCAAATTAGACCGTGCCGACTTTAATGTAAAATATGGATCCGGTTCATTCTTTGACAATCTGGGAGATAAAACAATTTACGACGAATTTGACATAAACGTGACCCTTGTCACGGCCAAGTAG